From the genome of Proteus vulgaris, one region includes:
- a CDS encoding D-serine ammonia-lyase, protein MSHIDINKLISNFPLVRDLVDLKEVVWFNPKVTTTDQGLPYVGLTQDDVIDAQARLQRFAPYLAKAFPETAVTQGIIESEVVDIPKMKVALEKRYNTTISGQLRLKKDSHLPISGSIKARGGIYEVLTHAEKLAINAGLLSTDDNYEKLFSDEFRKFFSQYSIAVGSTGNLGMSIGIMSAKLGFSVSVHMSADARQWKKDKLRSHGVNVVEYEQDYSIAVEEGRKQAEKDPNCFFIDDENSKTLFLGYAVAGLRLKRQFEEQGVRVDSEHPLFVYLPCGVGGGPGGVAFGLKLAFGDAVHCLFAEPTHSPCMLLGVYTQLHEGISVQEIGIDNVTAADGLAVGRASGFVGRAMERLIDGYYTIDDQELYDLLSLLNKEEGIKLEPSALAGMAGAVHVTQAKDYLQGLSLDSQKMQNATHLVWATGGGMVPADEMQKYLAQGK, encoded by the coding sequence ATGAGCCATATAGATATAAATAAACTAATAAGTAATTTTCCACTAGTTCGTGACTTAGTGGACTTAAAAGAAGTGGTTTGGTTTAACCCAAAAGTGACCACCACTGACCAGGGACTTCCATATGTTGGTTTAACGCAAGATGACGTAATTGATGCACAAGCACGGTTACAACGTTTTGCACCTTATTTAGCTAAAGCATTTCCAGAAACAGCGGTTACTCAAGGAATTATCGAATCAGAAGTGGTTGATATTCCTAAGATGAAAGTTGCTCTTGAAAAGCGTTATAACACAACCATTAGCGGTCAGTTGCGTTTGAAAAAGGATAGCCATTTACCGATTTCAGGTTCAATTAAAGCGCGAGGTGGAATTTATGAAGTATTAACGCACGCGGAGAAATTGGCAATAAACGCAGGATTACTGAGTACAGATGATAATTATGAAAAATTATTCTCTGATGAATTCCGTAAATTCTTTAGCCAATACAGTATCGCAGTTGGTTCAACAGGCAACTTAGGTATGTCTATTGGGATCATGAGTGCGAAATTAGGCTTTAGTGTAAGCGTTCATATGTCTGCTGATGCACGTCAGTGGAAAAAAGACAAATTACGTTCCCATGGCGTTAATGTTGTTGAATATGAACAAGATTACAGTATTGCTGTAGAAGAAGGTCGTAAACAAGCAGAAAAAGATCCTAACTGTTTCTTTATTGATGATGAAAACTCAAAAACCTTATTCTTGGGTTATGCCGTTGCCGGATTACGTTTGAAACGTCAATTTGAAGAACAAGGTGTTCGTGTTGATAGTGAACATCCTCTGTTTGTTTATCTGCCTTGTGGTGTTGGTGGTGGTCCTGGTGGTGTTGCGTTTGGGCTAAAGCTGGCATTTGGTGATGCTGTGCACTGTTTATTTGCTGAGCCAACACATTCACCTTGTATGTTATTGGGGGTTTATACCCAGTTACATGAAGGTATTTCAGTACAAGAAATTGGTATCGACAACGTGACTGCTGCTGATGGTCTGGCTGTTGGTCGCGCATCAGGCTTCGTGGGGCGTGCAATGGAGCGCTTAATTGATGGTTATTACACTATTGATGATCAAGAGCTTTATGACTTGCTAAGTCTGTTAAATAAAGAAGAAGGAATTAAGTTAGAACCTTCGGCATTAGCTGGAATGGCAGGAGCTGTACATGTCACTCAAGCTAAAGATTATCTGCAAGGTTTATCACTAGACAGTCAAAAAATGCAAAATGCAACGCATTTAGTATGGGCTACAGGTGGTGGTATGGTTCCTGCAGATGAAATGCAAAAATATCTCGCTCAAGGAAAATAG
- the fbpC gene encoding ferric ABC transporter ATP-binding protein has product MTQQHFVELKNVIKRFGSNTVIEDLSLSIPQGKMVSLLGPSGCGKTTVLRLVAGLEKPTEGKIFIDGEDVTERSIQQRDICMVFQSYALFPHMSLGENIGYGLKMLGRPKAEIKQRVTEALELVDLAGFEDRFVDQISGGQQQRVALARALILKPKVLLFDEPLSNLDANLRRSMREKIRELQQQFNITSLYVTHDQSEAFAVSDMVLVMNKGKIMQLGSPQTLYRQPASEFMASFMGDANLFPATLGPDYVDIFQYRLPKPDTFNTTKTDVRVGVRPEAITLSQQGDACQQCKIVHVAYMGPQYEVTVEWQNQTLLLQVNATQLQPNVGDSYYLQIHPYGMFILE; this is encoded by the coding sequence ATGACACAACAACATTTCGTTGAACTGAAAAATGTTATTAAGCGTTTTGGCTCTAACACAGTTATTGAAGATCTCAGCTTGTCTATTCCACAAGGAAAAATGGTTTCATTATTAGGACCTTCTGGCTGTGGTAAAACAACCGTTTTACGTTTAGTTGCTGGGTTAGAAAAACCGACAGAAGGTAAGATCTTTATTGATGGTGAAGATGTCACTGAACGCTCAATTCAACAACGTGATATCTGTATGGTGTTTCAGTCTTATGCCCTTTTCCCTCATATGTCATTAGGGGAAAACATTGGTTATGGCTTAAAAATGCTTGGGCGCCCTAAAGCAGAAATAAAACAACGAGTGACTGAAGCCTTAGAGCTGGTGGATTTAGCCGGCTTTGAAGATCGTTTTGTTGACCAAATTTCAGGCGGCCAACAACAACGAGTTGCATTAGCTCGCGCCTTAATTTTAAAACCGAAAGTACTGCTTTTTGATGAACCTCTGAGTAACCTTGATGCTAATTTACGTCGTAGCATGAGAGAGAAAATTCGTGAATTACAACAACAGTTTAATATCACTTCTCTTTACGTAACCCATGATCAAAGTGAAGCATTTGCGGTTTCTGATATGGTATTGGTGATGAATAAAGGCAAGATAATGCAATTAGGCTCACCACAAACTCTTTATCGCCAACCGGCTTCTGAATTTATGGCCAGCTTTATGGGAGATGCAAACTTATTCCCAGCAACATTAGGCCCTGATTATGTTGATATCTTCCAATATCGTCTACCAAAGCCAGATACATTTAACACCACTAAAACAGACGTTAGAGTTGGAGTTAGACCAGAGGCTATCACCTTATCTCAACAAGGCGATGCCTGCCAGCAATGTAAAATCGTGCATGTGGCTTATATGGGGCCTCAGTATGAGGTAACCGTCGAATGGCAAAATCAGACTTTGCTATTACAAGTCAATGCCACACAGCTTCAACCAAATGTCGGTGATAGTTATTACCTCCAAATTCATCCTTATGGCATGTTTATTTTAGAATAA